The Terriglobales bacterium sequence TTCTTTAAAAAGTAGCGTATTGCTTTGTGTCCTTTGTGATTCATTCCTTCGTGTCCGTAGCCTGCCCTGAGCCAAGCCGAAGGGTGGTTAAACAAAACCCCGCGGCAAAGTTGATATATTGCTCTCATGCTGAACGTCTTCCTCCAAAACGCCGCACCGAGCCTGGGACGCAGCGTTAGCGCGATGTTCCGCCACCTGGGAGCGCTCGGGCTTTTCTCCCTCGCGATTCTCGATGGCTCTCCCCTGCCCACCTTTGGAGGCCCCGACATCCTGACGGCAATTCTCGCTGCCCGGCACGGCAATCCATGGTACGAGTATGCGGCAGTGGCAACCGCAGGATCGGTGATCGGAGCCTACCTCACGTTCAGAGTCGCACGCCGGGCGGGATCGGCTTACCTGCAAAGCAAATTCGGAAATCGCAAACTCGGAAATCGCGAATTCGGAAACCGCGAATTCGGAAACCGCGAATTCGGAAATCGCGAATTTGGAAACCGGAAGACGGATGCCATTCTCCGCTTTTTTCACAAATGGGGTACCAGTGCTCTTGCGGTTTCTGCGGCCGTGCCCTTTCCATTTCCCACCAGCGTGCTTTTCGCGGCGGCCGGCGCTTCCAACTACAGCCCCAGGAGATTTCTGACGGTCGTAACCATCTGCCGGGGCGTCCGTTACACCGTCATCGCCATCATCGCCGAGCACTACGGCCGCAATTTCGTCCGCGCTCTGCGCCAGCCGGGCCAGTATTGGGGATGGCTGCTGCTGCTCGCGGCCGTTCTCTTCAGCCTGATCATCGCTGGAATCGTGGTCAACCGGCGGCTGACGGCTACAACCAGTGCGTGAAGCTGGGAACGCCGGGGCAGGCGGCGGGAATCGCCGGCACGCGGATTTTTGAAAAGCGGTTAAATCGTTTTCCTGAGGACTGAGACGACAACTGCGGACTAACGAGAAAGCCGAGCTTGGCGGCCGGGTTTCTGCACGTCGCTTGTCATTACCGAAGAGCAGCTAATGGGGCTTGCGATTGTTGAAGAAAATCCGTGCATAACTGAGCATCGTGCGTTTGGAGTACGCCGCCACTCTAGCCGTTAGGTGATCTATATGCATAGGGCTTAGCCGCCTTGCGGATTTTCTCACACGCATCTTGAACTTGAGTTGCTGCTATTTCCATCTCCGTTTGGTCACTTGTTGAGAAAAGCTTCACCAGGGCAATGTTTATGGCTCCTAATTCACTAACTGCTACCGCAGCTAAGTCAGTTGGCACATCATAATCTTGAGCAAAGACGCGGCGTGCCGCAGCAATTTTCGCCCTGATTTGCTCTTCCTTATTAGCAATGTCTTTGACGGCGCGAGCCACCATATGCTGCGTGTGTAGTTCGTAAAACGACCACGCCGCCTCTTGCACTTCGCGGGTTGCATCAGTAAGCAACCTGGCAGCTGTCGTGGCTGCAACGTCTGCGATCTCATTTGCCTTCTTGGGCGTTTGCTTCTGTCGTTGCGCCCTAATGAATTCCCGGTTCATTTCCTCAACTTGCGCTCTCAAATCTCGTGGAAACATTTGGATTTCAATATTAGCGTCGCTCAGCAGTTGGTCACCAAGTCCTCGAATCTCGGGATTCGGATCTAACATGCCGATGACTACGCGGGCCACCTTCCGGTCGACGAGCCGCTGCGCACAAGGAATCTTCGGATGTTTCCTAGCGGTACAGGGTTCGAGTGTCGTGTAGATCGTGGCACCTGCGACCAAATCATCTGGCAGCTTCTTGTCCAACGCTATATATTCAGCATGGCACTGGGGAATCTCTCCGCGATGCGATTTGCTGATAACAGTTCCGTTTTTGACCACAACTGCACCAACCATCGGATGCGGCCTTCCGTCTTCAGGAACACTCTTTTGTGCCTCCTCAATGGCCATAAGCGCGAAACGTCGATCATCATCTGCATAGTTAGTTCCGACAAATGTGCGTAGACGAGGAATAAGATTTGATAAATCTTTATAATCGATCACCATATCTCTGGACTCTGCATAGATTCTGTCAACTAACCCTCGGAGGCTTTCGTCTTTCAGTCCGCGCGCAATGTGGTCTTGCTTAAATCTGATACAAGAATCCTCTGCACGTTTAGAGCTTTCGTAGATCTGGCGAAGGATTTCTAGATGGGCATCACTCACGTTGCGAGGGAGCTCAGTTAGCAATCTCTCGAAATCACCCTGGTATCTAGTAAACAGATCCACAAAAAAATCAATGTACTGCGAAACATCGTCGGGAGAGTCGAGTTTATCTCTTTGCTTGTCCACTCTTTCTTGCAGACGCTTGAGCTGGCTGATCGTATCGACCGTATTATCTCGCCAGTCCCGAAGATGCGACAGAATCA is a genomic window containing:
- a CDS encoding VTT domain-containing protein, giving the protein MLNVFLQNAAPSLGRSVSAMFRHLGALGLFSLAILDGSPLPTFGGPDILTAILAARHGNPWYEYAAVATAGSVIGAYLTFRVARRAGSAYLQSKFGNRKLGNREFGNREFGNREFGNREFGNRKTDAILRFFHKWGTSALAVSAAVPFPFPTSVLFAAAGASNYSPRRFLTVVTICRGVRYTVIAIIAEHYGRNFVRALRQPGQYWGWLLLLAAVLFSLIIAGIVVNRRLTATTSA
- a CDS encoding deaminase encodes the protein MTSWKRSFFAGMTDYTGVPMDVILSHLRDWRDNTVDTISQLKRLQERVDKQRDKLDSPDDVSQYIDFFVDLFTRYQGDFERLLTELPRNVSDAHLEILRQIYESSKRAEDSCIRFKQDHIARGLKDESLRGLVDRIYAESRDMVIDYKDLSNLIPRLRTFVGTNYADDDRRFALMAIEEAQKSVPEDGRPHPMVGAVVVKNGTVISKSHRGEIPQCHAEYIALDKKLPDDLVAGATIYTTLEPCTARKHPKIPCAQRLVDRKVARVVIGMLDPNPEIRGLGDQLLSDANIEIQMFPRDLRAQVEEMNREFIRAQRQKQTPKKANEIADVAATTAARLLTDATREVQEAAWSFYELHTQHMVARAVKDIANKEEQIRAKIAAARRVFAQDYDVPTDLAAVAVSELGAINIALVKLFSTSDQTEMEIAATQVQDACEKIRKAAKPYAYRSPNG